A window of the Procambarus clarkii isolate CNS0578487 chromosome 19, FALCON_Pclarkii_2.0, whole genome shotgun sequence genome harbors these coding sequences:
- the LOC138366483 gene encoding uncharacterized protein, whose protein sequence is MPNLIAFDEQVDSMDAYIDRFERRATEGKWSRSTWAQALASLLKGRALSIYQGLGTPMCNDYDALKRALMKGYGISADGMMRAFRQIRVRQGETYRAMLQRLQSSLKRYLELNNAVVPEDNTLFELMTREQFLEAVEPALRAKLKENEIVSNEAMAECADRWAEAHRPRQGGSSENRRHDQASGSGARPKESKSRVSHKPHKVSGPRCFTCGQPGHKAAQCKKSKRAEKGGTHAQIAGLGAHEGGDPLEHTLETARGLVNGKWTKVFRDRGATTHMVRESLVEPGNETGRTIHVRYPDGTQIDMIEVSLTVDTPYVKGKIRAVKCKDAVYGLLLGNAPGVSNSKSRSCGSDSQRTGPTPAGGDVTRQSAGSQAMAASPLRNRGSRRKENGESLLLSANRKREETQGGGWGLDQLIQPGPANPGGGQGSPPRR, encoded by the coding sequence ATGCCTAATCTTATAGCTTTCGATGAGCAAGTGGATTCAATGGATGCATACATTGACCGCTTCGAACGCAGAGCAACGGAAGGGAAGTGGAGTAGGTCAACTTGGGCCCAAGCGCTAGCTTCATTGTTGAAGGGAAGGGCATTAAGTATATACCAGGGTTTGGGAACTCCCATGTGCAACGATTATGATGCCCTGAAGCGAGCCTTAATGAAAGGCTATGGCATTTCGGCCGATGGAATGATGAGGGCATTCCGTCAGATTAGAGTACGTCAAGGGGAAACGTACCGGGCAATGTTGCAGAGGCTGCAGTCGAGCCTCAAGCGCTATCTTGAGTTGAACAACGCCGTCGTTCCGGAAGACAATACGTTGTTTGAGCTGATGACTAGGGAACAGTTCTTGGAGGCAGTGGAACCTGCGCTCCGTGCTAAACTCAAGGAGAATGAGATAGTCTCTAATGAGGCTATGGCAGAATGTGCCGACAGGTGGGCTGAGGCACACAGACCTAGACAGGGAGGTTCATCTGAGAACCGACGTCATGACCAAGCCTCAGGGAGCGGGGCTAGGCCTAAAGAGAGTAAGTCTAGAGTAAGCCATAAGCCACACAAGGTCAGTGGACCCCGCTGTTTTACTTGCGGCCAGCCAggtcacaaggcagcacagtgtaagaAGAGCAAGCGTGCAGAAAAGGGGGGAACACACGCACAAATTGCTGGTCTGGGTGCCCACGAGGGAGGTGATCCTCTGGAGCACACCCTGGAGACAGCAAGAGGTTTAGTTAATGGTAAATGGACCAAGGTCTTTCGAGACAGGGGAGCTACTACTCATATGGTCCGAGAGAGCCTTGTCGAGCCTGGGAACGAGACAGGCAGAACCATTCATGTAAGATACCCTGATGGTACACAGATAGATATGATCGAGGTATCCCTGACTGTTGACACACCATATGTAAAAGGTAAAATACGAGCGGTGAAATGCAAGGACGCTGTATACGGGTTGTTGTTGGGAAACGCCCCTGGAGTGTCAAATAGTAAGAGTCGGTCCTGTGGAAGTGACTCACAGAGAACGGGACCCACACCAGCTGGAGGTGACGTCACGCGCCAGTCAGCTGGTAGCCAAGCCATGGCTGCCTCCCCGCTAAGGAACAGAGGCAGCAGGCGCAAGGAAAACGGGGAAAGCCTGCTCCTTTccgccaacagaaaacgggaagaaACTCAAGGAGGTGGGTGGGGGCTCGATCAGCTGATCCAGCCAGGTCCCGCCAACCCCGGGGGTGGGCAAGGGTCACCGCCTCGGAGGTAG